A genomic region of Homalodisca vitripennis isolate AUS2020 chromosome 5, UT_GWSS_2.1, whole genome shotgun sequence contains the following coding sequences:
- the LOC124363926 gene encoding A-kinase anchor protein 14-like: protein MYALVCLSALVAVAAAGIVAPVVPVVHAPLAHSSVSVVRSAVVHPAPVVPVVKAPLVHPAPVVPLVRAPLVHPAPVVPVVRAAPVVHAAPLLHAPVVHHAPVLVH from the exons ATGTACGCCCTG GTCTGTCTGTCCGCCCTCGTGGCTGTCGCTGCTGCCGGCATTGTGGCCCCCGTCGTCCCAGTCGTCCACGCGCCCCTGGCTCACAGCTCCGTCTCTGTGGTCAGATCTGCCGTGGTCCACCCTGCTCCAGTCGTGCCTGTAGTCAAGGCCCCCCTGGTCCACCCTGCCCCAGTGGTGCCTCTAGTCAGAGCCCCCTTGGTCCACCCTGCCCCAGTGGTACCTGTGGTTAGAGCCGCTCCTGTCGTCCACGCCGCTCCTCTTCTCCATGCTCCTGTCGTGCACCACGCCCCGGTTCTTGTGCACTAa
- the LOC124363927 gene encoding A-kinase anchor protein 14-like, which translates to MGAKDKYEYISHTELLAQQSVEHINMYALVCLSALVAVAAAGIVAPVVPVVHAPLAHSSVSVVRSAVVHPAPVVPVVKAPLVHPAPVVPLVRAPLVHPAPVVPVVRAAPVVHAAPLLHAPVVHHASVLVH; encoded by the exons ATGGGTGCGAAGGACAAGTATGAGTATATATCCCACACCGAGCTATTAGCACAACAGTCAGTCGAACACATCAACATGTACGCCCTG GTCTGTCTGTCCGCCCTCGTGGCTGTCGCTGCTGCCGGCATTGTGGCCCCCGTCGTCCCAGTTGTCCACGCGCCCCTGGCTCACAGCTCCGTCTCTGTGGTCAGATCTGCCGTGGTCCACCCTGCTCCAGTCGTGCCTGTAGTCAAGGCCCCCCTGGTCCACCCTGCCCCAGTGGTGCCTCTTGTCAGAGCCCCCTTGGTCCACCCTGCCCCAGTGGTACCTGTGGTTAGAGCCGCTCCTGTCGTCCACGCCGCTCCTCTTCTCCATGCTCCTGTCGTGCACCACGCCTCAGTTCTTGTGCATTAa